In one Fusobacterium perfoetens ATCC 29250 genomic region, the following are encoded:
- a CDS encoding lipase family protein, with product MSLETSREYLFLSILSYYNFTEKFQGKYIKDLLEEIETFSLSSSLNIIRSDIKGKNKSFFDKEINEWKVYRVDDRTRNRKSGSGFFAVIFQKEDKYVISYRGSETYPFEEAYKDFIDTDLVIGLGKKPLQFWEGLEVFENLLKDNIPFENISITGHSLGGGIAQFVAIMSYKKYNICPYVCTWNSVGIKREGIIGIEDFIEYDKILKNCNLSEKEIKVLKEFEEDYVNFIMKELKKLRIIKDNRTVLITDKFQLTFELNQEFFHELIKQTNLNRVLKKIPLIRRRQILLNERILEKLFLRDDLYLILREAKEFINKLSENKIFNGKIINFCHSKDFVGSLFLHFGTTYQVDLNFLKKDISKNRILSNLLFFNKSIQEYHFEDVFIPLLDKKGVFTQKISEEYIASVIRKIIYLEKSFSKEFLGEYFLLRENPFENFERFLLELQRGLRNNTDNILYKEKIIEFLRKISQEDLSRIWKKVIEKLSSPYIPRDIYDLIVFKDIYSER from the coding sequence ATGAGTTTGGAAACATCAAGAGAATATCTGTTTTTGAGTATTCTTTCTTATTATAATTTTACAGAAAAATTTCAAGGAAAATACATAAAAGATTTGTTAGAAGAAATAGAAACTTTTTCTTTATCTTCTAGTTTAAACATTATAAGAAGTGATATAAAAGGAAAGAATAAAAGTTTTTTTGATAAAGAGATAAATGAGTGGAAAGTTTATAGAGTTGATGATAGAACTAGAAATAGAAAATCTGGTTCAGGATTTTTTGCTGTGATTTTTCAAAAAGAAGATAAGTATGTAATATCTTATAGAGGAAGTGAAACTTATCCTTTTGAAGAAGCTTATAAAGATTTTATAGATACAGATTTGGTTATAGGATTAGGAAAAAAGCCTTTACAGTTTTGGGAAGGATTGGAAGTATTTGAAAATCTTTTAAAAGATAATATACCTTTTGAAAATATAAGTATCACAGGACATTCTCTTGGTGGAGGGATAGCTCAATTTGTAGCTATAATGAGTTACAAAAAGTATAATATTTGCCCTTATGTATGTACTTGGAATTCTGTAGGTATAAAAAGAGAAGGAATAATAGGAATAGAAGACTTTATAGAATATGATAAAATTTTAAAAAATTGTAATTTATCAGAAAAAGAGATAAAAGTTTTAAAAGAATTTGAAGAAGATTATGTTAATTTTATTATGAAAGAATTAAAAAAATTAAGAATTATCAAAGATAATAGAACAGTTTTAATTACAGATAAATTTCAATTAACTTTTGAATTAAATCAAGAATTTTTTCATGAGCTTATAAAACAAACAAACTTAAATAGAGTTTTAAAGAAAATTCCACTTATAAGAAGAAGACAAATATTATTAAATGAAAGAATATTAGAAAAATTATTTTTAAGGGATGATTTATATTTAATATTAAGAGAAGCAAAAGAATTTATAAATAAGTTAAGTGAAAATAAAATTTTTAATGGAAAAATAATAAATTTTTGTCATTCAAAAGATTTTGTAGGTTCTCTTTTTTTACATTTTGGAACTACTTATCAGGTAGACTTGAATTTTCTAAAAAAGGATATTTCTAAAAATAGAATTTTAAGTAATCTTTTATTTTTTAATAAATCTATACAAGAATATCATTTTGAAGATGTATTTATACCATTACTTGATAAAAAAGGAGTTTTTACTCAAAAAATATCAGAAGAATATATAGCTAGTGTTATAAGAAAAATAATATATTTAGAAAAAAGTTTCAGCAAAGAATTTTTAGGAGAATATTTTTTATTAAGAGAAAATCCATTTGAAAATTTTGAAAGATTTTTATTAGAGTTACAAAGAGGATTAAGAAATAATACTGATAATATTTTATATAAAGAAAAGATTATTGAATTTTTAAGAAAAATATCTCAAGAAGATTTGAGTAGAATATGGAAAAAAGTTATAGAAAAATTATCTAGTCCATATATACCAAGAGATATTTATGATTTAATAGTATTTAAAGATATTTATTCAGAAAGATAA
- a CDS encoding patatin-like phospholipase family protein: MKIGIVLEGGGLRGCYTTGVLDSFLKYNFMGDYVVGVSAGASHGVSYISRQYGRNMRINKNYIQDKRYLSFYNLITKGSLFGMEFLYETVPNELDKFDYDSFFENKCEFRAGVTNINTGKEEFFWKRSFKRWGRSSKSFFINTFDFSSCKI; the protein is encoded by the coding sequence ATGAAAATAGGGATTGTATTAGAAGGGGGAGGACTTCGTGGATGTTATACTACAGGAGTTCTTGATAGTTTTTTGAAATATAACTTTATGGGCGATTATGTAGTAGGAGTTTCAGCAGGAGCTTCTCATGGTGTTTCTTATATTTCAAGACAGTATGGAAGAAATATGAGAATAAATAAAAATTATATCCAAGATAAAAGATATTTAAGTTTTTATAATTTAATAACTAAAGGTTCTTTGTTTGGAATGGAATTTTTATATGAAACAGTACCTAATGAATTAGATAAATTTGATTATGATAGTTTTTTTGAGAATAAATGTGAATTTAGAGCTGGAGTAACTAATATAAATACAGGTAAAGAAGAATTTTTTTGGAAAAGAAGCTTTAAAAGATGGGGCAGAAGTTCTAAAAGCTTCTTCATCAATACCTTTGATTTCTCATCCTGTAAAATATAA
- a CDS encoding DUF6363 domain-containing protein, translated as MISHPVKYKGQLYLDGGLTTPIPIDKAFEDGCDKVIVVLTRDRKYNKPKLKCLPLIKLRLREFPKLASLMERHHVIYKENQQKIEKYEKEGKAIIIAPKMPLKIDRFEKNPDKLMDVYEEGVKDGEIFLKEKFEKFFKISIEEYQNNKKI; from the coding sequence TTGATTTCTCATCCTGTAAAATATAAAGGACAATTATATTTAGATGGAGGACTTACTACTCCTATACCAATTGATAAAGCATTTGAAGATGGATGTGATAAGGTTATTGTAGTTTTAACAAGAGATAGAAAATACAATAAACCTAAATTAAAATGTCTTCCATTAATAAAATTAAGATTGAGAGAGTTTCCAAAACTTGCCTCACTTATGGAACGCCACCATGTGATATATAAAGAAAATCAACAAAAGATTGAAAAATATGAAAAAGAAGGAAAAGCTATTATAATAGCTCCTAAGATGCCTTTAAAAATTGATAGGTTTGAAAAAAATCCTGATAAGTTAATGGATGTTTATGAAGAGGGAGTTAAAGATGGAGAAATATTTTTAAAGGAAAAATTTGAAAAGTTTTTTAAAATATCAATAGAAGAATATCAAAATAATAAAAAAATATAA
- the malQ gene encoding 4-alpha-glucanotransferase: protein MFYSIIIIYYKEYRKENIMNRASGILLHISSLPNKYGIGSFGEEVIKFCDFLKDMGIKYWQTLPFGTIDNFGSPYKSFSAFAGNPLFINLPKLYEKGLITKEELKENEYNDPYIVNFKWLNEKRMEILKKAYLRIDNEYKKEILKFSKLHKNWLYDFSLYMTIREKNNNKDWYQWEDEKLKFHDKDAIKKFREENLSEVLFYEFLQYEFYTQWEEIKKQINEKGIKIIGDVPIYVSYESSDVWGNPHIFDLTEDGSPRFISGVPPDYFSEDGQKWGNPLYNWKSIKKGRYSWWIKRLEHSLSIFDIIRIDHFRGFSAYWAIPAESETAKDGNWVDGPGLDFFNAILKKIDKNCIIAEDLGDIDEKTRTLLEETGFPGMRVIQFGFSGDNSIHLPHNYDKNVIAYSGTHDNNTILGWLWEATPEERNFALDYCDFKSGENWKFGGFYSESCRAIIKTLWKSSANIVILPIQDLCGFGADTRMNKPGRAQGNWFYRITEEQLNNIDKEFIKNLNKLFYR from the coding sequence ATCTTTTATAGTATAATTATAATATACTACAAAGAATATAGAAAGGAGAATATTATGAATAGAGCTAGTGGGATTCTTCTTCATATCTCATCTTTACCAAATAAATATGGTATTGGAAGTTTTGGAGAAGAAGTTATTAAGTTTTGTGATTTTTTAAAAGATATGGGAATAAAATATTGGCAAACTTTACCTTTTGGTACAATTGATAATTTTGGTTCTCCATATAAAAGTTTTTCCGCTTTTGCTGGAAATCCTTTATTTATTAATTTACCTAAATTATACGAAAAGGGATTAATTACAAAAGAAGAACTTAAAGAAAACGAATATAATGACCCTTATATAGTAAATTTTAAATGGTTAAATGAAAAAAGAATGGAAATTTTAAAAAAAGCTTATTTAAGAATAGATAATGAATATAAAAAAGAAATTTTAAAATTTTCAAAACTACATAAAAATTGGTTATATGATTTTTCTCTTTATATGACAATTAGAGAAAAAAATAATAATAAAGACTGGTATCAATGGGAAGATGAAAAATTAAAATTTCATGATAAAGATGCTATAAAAAAATTTAGAGAAGAAAATCTTTCTGAAGTTTTATTTTATGAATTTTTACAATATGAATTTTACACTCAATGGGAAGAAATCAAAAAACAAATAAATGAAAAAGGAATAAAAATAATAGGAGATGTACCTATTTATGTATCTTATGAAAGTTCTGATGTCTGGGGAAATCCTCATATTTTTGATCTTACAGAAGATGGTAGCCCTAGATTTATTTCTGGAGTTCCACCTGATTATTTTTCAGAAGATGGTCAAAAATGGGGAAATCCATTATATAATTGGAAATCAATAAAAAAAGGTAGATATAGTTGGTGGATAAAAAGATTAGAGCATTCTCTTTCTATATTTGATATAATTAGAATTGATCATTTCAGAGGTTTTTCTGCTTATTGGGCTATTCCAGCTGAAAGTGAGACTGCAAAGGATGGAAACTGGGTTGATGGTCCTGGGTTAGATTTTTTTAATGCTATTTTAAAAAAAATAGATAAAAATTGTATAATAGCAGAAGATTTAGGGGATATAGACGAAAAAACTAGAACTCTTTTAGAAGAAACAGGTTTTCCTGGAATGAGAGTAATACAATTTGGTTTTTCTGGAGATAATAGTATTCATCTTCCACATAATTATGATAAAAATGTAATCGCCTACTCTGGAACTCATGATAATAATACAATTTTAGGTTGGCTATGGGAAGCTACACCTGAAGAAAGAAATTTTGCTTTAGATTATTGTGATTTTAAAAGTGGTGAAAATTGGAAATTTGGTGGATTTTATAGTGAATCTTGTAGAGCTATTATTAAAACTTTATGGAAAAGTTCTGCCAATATAGTTATTTTACCTATACAAGATTTATGTGGATTTGGAGCTGATACTAGAATGAATAAACCTGGTAGAGCTCAAGGAAATTGGTTTTATAGAATTACTGAAGAACAATTAAATAATATTGATAAAGAGTTTATAAAAAATCTTAATAAACTTTTTTATAGATAA
- a CDS encoding WYL domain-containing protein, translated as MKKIRVTVPEDIWRMMKNDIEEFGINNNKLCNYILEQLKYKKEIDVEKELESQGRPLKKIIQFDLNVANREIYYDVLKDNGVDVEAEFFRELFEKYCSKFKYIRELFVFQETVKKILEAIKEKKKLKLKYGSKLTTVEPYFIKRDEQGDENYLFCYCDTEKKYYNYKLKDLEVISILEEKIKGKDKKYIENVRKKFDPFLGNGNFIKVRLSEEGQKLLKGLTNYRPRFVEKEGDIYVFEASNENAKLYFRQFSKEAIILEPIELREEMKQDFLEALKNY; from the coding sequence GTGAAAAAGATAAGAGTTACTGTACCAGAAGATATTTGGCGTATGATGAAAAATGATATAGAAGAATTTGGAATAAATAACAATAAGTTATGTAATTATATTTTAGAACAATTAAAATATAAAAAAGAAATAGATGTAGAAAAAGAATTAGAAAGTCAAGGTAGACCTCTAAAAAAAATAATTCAATTTGATTTAAATGTAGCTAATAGAGAGATTTATTATGATGTTTTAAAAGATAATGGTGTTGATGTAGAAGCTGAATTTTTTAGAGAGTTATTTGAAAAATATTGTTCTAAGTTTAAATATATAAGAGAACTTTTTGTTTTTCAAGAAACAGTAAAAAAAATATTAGAAGCTATAAAAGAAAAGAAAAAATTAAAATTGAAATATGGTTCTAAATTAACAACTGTTGAACCTTATTTTATAAAAAGAGATGAACAAGGAGATGAAAATTATCTTTTCTGTTATTGTGATACAGAAAAGAAATATTATAATTATAAATTAAAAGATTTAGAAGTTATTTCTATATTGGAAGAAAAAATAAAAGGAAAAGATAAAAAGTATATAGAAAATGTTAGAAAAAAATTTGACCCATTTTTAGGAAATGGAAATTTTATAAAAGTTAGATTGTCGGAAGAGGGACAAAAACTTTTAAAAGGATTAACAAATTATAGACCAAGATTTGTAGAAAAAGAGGGAGATATCTATGTATTTGAGGCTTCTAATGAAAATGCTAAACTTTATTTTAGACAATTTTCAAAAGAAGCAATAATACTAGAACCCATTGAACTTAGAGAAGAGATGAAACAAGATTTTTTAGAAGCGTTAAAAAATTATTAA
- a CDS encoding sugar kinase codes for MFNFSEKKFDVISCGEIIMRLSPAIGKILIQDGPLDRNLGGAELNVVTGISTLGGKTSFLSKIPDHDLGMYAKRCIDLSGVNSDYLVYDSSKNKRLALYYYEYGSSPRKPSVVYDRNDSSFQFLHSNEINPEVYSSTKVFHTSGISLGLCENSKVLVKDLIKNFKKGGALISFDVNFRRNLWGDEENARKEIVTILPEIDILFASEETLRKMFKQTGRMEEIMKNFAKDNNISLLISTQRTVNSPKSHNFTSIIYSAIEDKFYSEKSYNNIEIIDRIGSGDAYVAGVLYGLTTFDCPLKALKYGNALGSLKNTLLGDVVAFSKNTVDSIIKDHEEGSSSEMNR; via the coding sequence ATGTTTAATTTTTCTGAAAAAAAATTTGATGTTATTTCTTGTGGAGAGATAATAATGAGATTATCTCCTGCAATTGGAAAAATTCTAATTCAAGATGGTCCTTTAGATAGAAATCTTGGTGGAGCTGAACTTAATGTAGTTACAGGGATATCTACTCTTGGAGGAAAAACAAGTTTCCTTTCTAAAATACCTGACCATGATTTAGGGATGTATGCTAAAAGATGTATAGATTTAAGTGGTGTAAACTCTGATTATTTAGTATATGACTCTTCTAAGAATAAAAGATTAGCTCTTTATTATTATGAATATGGTTCTTCTCCTAGAAAACCTAGCGTTGTTTATGATAGAAATGATTCTTCATTCCAATTTTTACATTCTAATGAAATAAACCCAGAAGTATATTCTTCTACAAAAGTTTTTCATACTAGTGGTATTTCTTTAGGACTTTGTGAAAACTCTAAAGTTTTAGTTAAAGACCTTATTAAAAATTTTAAAAAAGGTGGAGCATTAATTTCTTTTGATGTAAACTTTAGAAGAAATCTTTGGGGAGATGAAGAAAATGCAAGAAAAGAAATAGTAACTATTTTACCTGAAATAGATATTCTTTTCGCCTCTGAAGAAACATTAAGAAAAATGTTTAAACAAACAGGAAGAATGGAAGAAATTATGAAAAATTTTGCTAAAGATAATAATATTTCTCTTCTAATTTCAACACAAAGAACTGTAAATTCACCAAAATCTCATAATTTTACATCTATAATTTATAGTGCTATTGAAGATAAATTTTATTCAGAAAAATCTTATAATAATATTGAAATCATAGATAGAATCGGAAGTGGTGATGCTTATGTAGCTGGAGTTCTTTACGGTTTAACTACTTTTGATTGTCCTTTAAAAGCATTAAAGTACGGAAATGCTTTAGGAAGTTTAAAAAATACCCTTTTAGGAGATGTGGTAGCTTTTTCTAAAAACACAGTTGATTCTATTATAAAAGACCACGAAGAGGGTTCTAGTTCAGAAATGAATAGATAA
- a CDS encoding bifunctional 2-keto-4-hydroxyglutarate aldolase/2-keto-3-deoxy-6-phosphogluconate aldolase, whose product MLKKHETIEKIINTGIVAVVRSESIEEGIRISKACVQGGIPAIEVTYTVPGATEVIKALKNEFSPSELIVGAGTVLDATTARIAILAGAEYIVSPGFDLETAKLCNLYQIPYMPGCMTITEMTKAMEYGCDIIKLFPGSAFGPSFVKAVKAPLPQVNIMPTGGVSLDNIEEWFKNGVVAVGAGGKLASGTSESITETAKAFVNKIKEIRNK is encoded by the coding sequence TTGTTAAAAAAACATGAAACTATTGAAAAAATTATAAATACTGGTATAGTAGCCGTTGTAAGAAGTGAAAGTATTGAAGAAGGAATAAGAATTTCTAAAGCTTGTGTTCAAGGAGGAATTCCTGCTATCGAAGTTACATATACTGTTCCTGGAGCTACAGAAGTTATCAAAGCTTTAAAAAATGAATTTTCTCCTTCTGAATTAATAGTTGGAGCTGGAACTGTATTAGATGCTACTACAGCAAGAATAGCTATTTTAGCTGGGGCTGAATATATTGTTTCTCCTGGATTTGATTTAGAAACTGCTAAATTATGTAATTTATACCAAATTCCATATATGCCTGGTTGTATGACTATAACTGAAATGACAAAAGCTATGGAATATGGTTGTGATATTATCAAGTTATTCCCTGGAAGTGCTTTTGGTCCTTCATTTGTAAAAGCTGTTAAAGCTCCATTACCTCAAGTTAATATTATGCCTACAGGAGGAGTTAGTCTTGATAATATAGAAGAATGGTTCAAAAATGGTGTTGTAGCTGTAGGTGCTGGAGGAAAATTAGCTTCTGGAACTAGTGAATCTATAACAGAAACTGCTAAAGCATTTGTTAATAAAATAAAAGAAATTAGAAATAAATAA
- a CDS encoding mannitol dehydrogenase family protein, translating into MKLSLNELETMASNNIKIPLYDIKKIRENTLKTPKWLHFGGGNIFRAYVAKMQENLLNNRKENTGIIVAESFDEEIIDKVYRPFDNLSVSVVLSKDGKFSPEIIGSVIESLKVKENKDDLVKIVTSPSLQIISFTITEKGYNLKDPNGEFFDIVKEDIQNLPEKSKHIMSIITYLLYKRFKNNRGPIALVSMDNCSGNGDKIREAVLNIAIFWVNNGYLEEEFLDYLTDEKKVSYPISMIDKITPRPAQVVKEYLEKLGFENMDIIVTNKNTYTSAFVNSETAEYFVVEDKFPNGRPLLEEAEAGVYITNREIVEKTERMKVTTCLNPLHTTLAIFGCLLNKKTIYEAVSDPLLNKLIKKIGYDEALKVVDDPKILDPKKFIDEVINERFANPFIPDQPERIATDTSQKVGIRFGETLKAYLANDELKIENIKYIPLVYAGWFRYLMGIDDEGNERSISSDPMLEMLKEKMRGIEYGNITSYQGQLKEILKNKIIFGVDLEEIGIADKVEKYFVEMLNGKNAVINTLKKYI; encoded by the coding sequence ATGAAGTTATCTCTAAATGAATTAGAAACAATGGCTTCTAATAATATAAAAATACCTTTATATGATATAAAAAAAATAAGAGAAAATACTCTAAAAACACCAAAGTGGTTACATTTTGGAGGGGGAAATATTTTTAGGGCTTATGTAGCTAAAATGCAAGAAAATTTATTAAATAATAGAAAAGAGAATACAGGGATAATAGTAGCTGAGAGTTTTGATGAGGAAATAATTGATAAGGTATATAGACCTTTTGATAATTTATCTGTTTCAGTTGTACTATCTAAAGATGGAAAATTTTCACCAGAAATTATAGGAAGCGTTATTGAATCTTTGAAGGTTAAAGAGAATAAAGATGACTTGGTGAAAATCGTAACTTCTCCAAGTTTACAAATAATAAGTTTTACAATTACAGAAAAAGGTTATAATTTAAAAGATCCAAATGGGGAATTTTTTGATATAGTCAAAGAAGATATACAAAATTTACCTGAAAAATCAAAACATATTATGAGTATAATAACTTATTTGTTATATAAAAGATTTAAAAATAATAGAGGGCCAATAGCTCTAGTTAGTATGGATAATTGTTCTGGAAATGGAGATAAAATTAGAGAAGCTGTTTTAAATATAGCTATTTTTTGGGTAAATAATGGATATCTTGAAGAAGAATTTCTAGACTATTTAACAGATGAAAAAAAAGTAAGTTATCCTATATCAATGATAGATAAAATTACTCCTAGACCAGCCCAAGTTGTAAAAGAGTATTTAGAGAAATTAGGGTTTGAAAATATGGATATAATAGTTACTAATAAGAATACATATACTTCAGCTTTTGTAAATTCAGAGACAGCAGAATATTTTGTTGTAGAGGATAAGTTTCCAAATGGAAGGCCATTATTGGAAGAGGCAGAAGCAGGAGTTTATATAACGAATAGAGAAATAGTAGAAAAAACAGAAAGAATGAAAGTAACTACTTGCTTAAATCCATTACACACAACATTAGCTATATTTGGGTGTTTATTAAATAAAAAAACTATTTATGAAGCTGTATCAGATCCTTTACTAAACAAATTGATAAAAAAAATAGGTTATGATGAAGCACTGAAAGTTGTAGATGATCCAAAAATTTTAGATCCTAAAAAATTTATAGATGAGGTTATAAATGAAAGATTTGCTAATCCATTTATTCCAGATCAACCAGAAAGAATAGCAACAGATACTTCTCAAAAAGTAGGTATAAGATTTGGAGAAACTTTAAAAGCATATTTAGCGAATGATGAATTAAAAATAGAAAATATAAAATACATTCCTTTAGTATATGCAGGATGGTTTAGATACCTAATGGGAATAGATGATGAAGGAAATGAAAGAAGTATTAGTTCAGATCCAATGTTAGAAATGCTGAAAGAGAAAATGAGGGGTATAGAATATGGAAATATAACTTCATATCAAGGACAATTAAAAGAAATTTTAAAAAATAAAATTATTTTTGGAGTTGATTTAGAAGAAATAGGAATAGCAGATAAAGTTGAAAAATATTTTGTAGAAATGTTGAATGGGAAAAATGCAGTAATTAATACACTAAAAAAATATATATAA
- a CDS encoding C4-dicarboxylate TRAP transporter substrate-binding protein, with amino-acid sequence MKGRMIKGALFCMLLGGLVACGGNKEAGSKAEEKKVYELKISTTQAESSVIVQGLQELAKEVDEKTSGGLKITVYPSSSLGVEEDIIDQAVQGINVAVLTDAGRMSDYVPEIGIFNMAYFVDNYDEALKVMETETFKGWLNELTEHNLRVLTFNYYDGARSFMGHKEAKVPADLKGIVVRTPGAAPYVESMKAMGVTPYNIAWSEVYNGIQTKSIDGCEVQYTSAVSSHIYEVCKVVNKTEHINLLNCLVTGEGWFSKLPEEYKTILLETANETAYNNGKKIESMQAEMEKTLVDNGMKIVEVDKEAFKKSVEKAYDALKYTDLRKKIYEEIGKN; translated from the coding sequence ATGAAAGGGAGAATGATTAAAGGGGCATTATTTTGTATGTTATTAGGAGGATTAGTAGCATGTGGTGGAAATAAGGAGGCTGGTTCAAAAGCTGAAGAAAAGAAAGTTTATGAGCTAAAAATTTCTACTACTCAAGCAGAATCTTCAGTTATAGTTCAAGGATTACAAGAATTAGCAAAAGAAGTTGATGAGAAAACAAGCGGAGGATTAAAAATAACAGTTTATCCATCTAGTTCATTAGGAGTAGAAGAAGATATAATAGATCAAGCGGTACAAGGAATAAATGTAGCAGTATTGACTGATGCAGGACGTATGTCAGACTATGTTCCAGAAATAGGAATATTTAATATGGCATATTTTGTAGATAATTATGATGAAGCGTTAAAAGTAATGGAAACAGAAACATTTAAAGGATGGTTAAATGAATTAACAGAACATAATTTGAGAGTCTTAACATTTAATTATTATGATGGAGCACGTTCTTTTATGGGACATAAAGAAGCAAAAGTACCAGCTGATTTAAAAGGGATTGTAGTTAGAACACCAGGAGCAGCTCCTTATGTAGAAAGTATGAAAGCCATGGGAGTGACACCTTATAATATTGCATGGAGTGAAGTTTATAATGGTATTCAAACAAAATCTATAGATGGTTGTGAAGTTCAGTATACATCAGCAGTAAGTTCACATATTTATGAAGTTTGTAAAGTTGTTAATAAAACAGAGCATATTAATTTATTAAATTGTTTAGTAACAGGAGAAGGATGGTTTAGTAAATTACCAGAAGAGTATAAAACAATATTATTAGAAACAGCAAATGAAACTGCTTATAATAATGGTAAAAAAATAGAATCTATGCAAGCTGAGATGGAAAAAACTTTAGTAGATAATGGAATGAAAATTGTAGAAGTAGACAAAGAAGCATTTAAAAAATCTGTAGAAAAGGCTTATGATGCATTAAAATATACAGATTTACGTAAAAAAATATATGAAGAAATAGGAAAAAATTAG
- a CDS encoding TRAP transporter small permease produces the protein MLKLYNKFCKLESLIASILLIGIFFLVFSSAIFRTVGYPINWAQDAALVAFAWMIFLGSDLAIRNTKLIGIEVLTKYFPKLFQKYLDIIFKCIIICFLLILVKYGYVMAITGAKRTITTLGISYAWVTASVPVGAVLMIISTAIRLKESIKISSDKWGENN, from the coding sequence TTGTTAAAATTATACAATAAATTTTGTAAATTAGAAAGTTTAATAGCTAGTATATTACTTATAGGAATATTTTTCTTAGTTTTTAGTTCAGCAATTTTTAGAACAGTAGGATATCCTATAAACTGGGCTCAAGATGCTGCTTTAGTTGCTTTTGCTTGGATGATATTTTTAGGAAGTGATTTAGCGATAAGAAATACTAAGTTAATAGGAATTGAGGTATTAACTAAATATTTTCCTAAATTATTTCAAAAATATTTAGATATTATATTTAAATGTATAATAATCTGTTTTTTACTAATATTGGTAAAATATGGATATGTAATGGCAATAACAGGTGCTAAAAGAACAATTACAACTTTAGGAATAAGTTATGCTTGGGTTACGGCTTCTGTTCCTGTAGGTGCAGTATTAATGATAATATCTACAGCTATTAGATTAAAAGAAAGTATAAAAATTTCTAGTGATAAGTGGGGTGAAAATAATTAA